A stretch of Brassica napus cultivar Da-Ae chromosome C6, Da-Ae, whole genome shotgun sequence DNA encodes these proteins:
- the LOC106425224 gene encoding jacalin-related lectin 42-like, with amino-acid sequence MALNVEAKGGNGGKQWDDGFNYECVTKLHVRGGREGIQFIKFEYVKAGETTVGLIHGVSDRCGLTQTFEINHLEKEHLISVGVTAMNRLGYHGLSWLYISGCHVLSL; translated from the exons ATGGCCCTAAATGTGGAAGCTAAAGGCGGAAATGGAGGGAAACAATGGGATGATGGATTCAATTATGAGTGTGTAACAAAGTTACATGTACGAGGTGGTCGTGAAGGCATTCAGTTCATAAAGTTTGAGTATGTCAAAGCTGGAGAAACAACAGTTGGACTAATCCATGGTGTCTCGGATCGTTGTGGTCTGACACAGACG TTCGAGATTAACCATTTGGAAAAGGAACATCTGATATCTGTAGGGGTTACTGCAATGAATCGACTG GGGTATCATGGGCTATCCTGGCTCTACATAAGTGGTTGTCACGTCCTCAGTCTCTGA